A stretch of the Erinaceus europaeus chromosome 1, mEriEur2.1, whole genome shotgun sequence genome encodes the following:
- the TMEM71 gene encoding transmembrane protein 71, which translates to MYGVSPLMSTPAASSSGSESKREYSGKLSPTCTFPSFDYDFLNSDNSFECCSIDPLTGSLSTCRRSPRLLSNGYYVWTENSFFCDKDGTVTLSPSQTRVLYKENLVRIFRKKKRSRHSFSSVFNLTSPKSWLNGSIFDEADSSPGGDIWLEQVRRLETHHLSESGGDADCSLTGDWESEVLNAEFVKASTSSYPSSQTSRESPQDSSLQSHLGLSEHFQGNLSDHSKTTLLQEALLQVIFLVACLIMSACARWFLEGVSASVCTCSVVITIGYVGKSLFLSLARYFKATSCAWFAKIQQPFRKVSD; encoded by the exons ATGTACGGAGTATCTCCTCTGATGTCAACACCGGCAGCAA GTTCCTCTGGGTCTGAATCTAAGAGAGAATATTCTGGAAAACTGTCTCCCACATGCACTTTCCCAAG TTTTGACTATGACTTCCTGAACAGTGACAATTCCTTTGAGTGCTGCTCCATAGATCCTCTGACAGGCTCTCTGTCTACCTGTCGCCGAAGCCCCAGACTGCTCTCTAATGGCTACTATGTTTGGACAGAAAACAGCTTCTTCTGTGACAAAGATGGCACTGTGACTTTGAGCCCATCCCAGACCAGGGTTCTGTACAAGGAGAACCTAGTCAG aatctttagaaagaaaaagagaagccgCCACTCCTTTTCTTCTGTCTTCAATCTCACTTCCCCTAAATCCTGGCTGAATGGCAGTATCTTTGATGAGGCTGACTCTTCCCCAGGTGGGGACATCTGGTTGGAGCAAGTCAGGAGGCTGGAAACACACCATCTCAGTGAAAGTG GGGGTGATGCTGACTGTTCTCTGACCGGTGACTGGGAGTCTGAGGTGCTGAATGCTGAATTTGTGAAAGCCTCCACTTCCAGCTATCCCAGCTCTCAGACTTCCAGAGAAAGCCCCCAGGATTCATCTCTTCAGTCTCATTTGGGGTTGTCTGAACATTTTCAAGGAAACCTTTCGGATCATtcaa AAACCACATTGTTGCAAGAGGCCTTGCTTCAAGTCATTTTTCTGGTTGCATGCTTGATAATGTCTGCATGTGCAAG GTGGTTTCTGGAAGGAGTGTCAGCCAGTGTCTGCACATGCTCTGTGGTGATAACTATTGGTT aTGTTGGGAAATCATTGTTTCTCAGCCTTGCCAGGTATTTCAAAGCCACCTCCTGTGCTTG GTTTGCGAAAATTCAACAACCATTTAGAAAAGTCTCTGATTAA